The sequence below is a genomic window from Thermodesulfobacteriota bacterium.
GAAGACGCCATCAAGCAAGGTTAGCGCCTCAACTCACCGGAGCTCATCGCCAATAACCAATAAGGATTGGTGCGACCCGCAGGGTCGCCTTCGATCCATTGTTGCTGGTCACATTTTGTGGAAATCATCAAGATTGACGATGCCGTCAAGCGCGAGTTTTACATCAGGATGGCCGCCGAAGGCCGCAGGTCCGTGCGCACCCTGCGCGAACGCATGGACGGCATGTTGTTTCAACGTACGGCCAGGTGCTGCAAGCCAAACTGCACAAGGCTCTGATGGAGGCCAGGGCGGGGCTGGAGTCGCGGCGCGAAGGGGGGCATGATGAGTGAGGGGAAGGGAGGCACT
It includes:
- a CDS encoding DUF1016 N-terminal domain-containing protein, producing the protein MRPAGSPSIHCCWSHFVEIIKIDDAVKREFYIRMAAEGRRSVRTLRERMDGMLFQRTARCCKPNCTRL